The Comamonas sp. GB3 AK4-5 genome includes a region encoding these proteins:
- a CDS encoding AzlC family ABC transporter permease, whose product MGLSISVATGLYGISFGALAVAAGLQLWQAMALSALMFTGGSQFAFIGVIAGGGTGAAALGAASLLGVRNAVYGMQMNRMLGPRGWRRWLSAQLTIDESAATAVGQLDAAEQQRGFWTAGIGVFVLWNLCTLLGAWLGDALGDPRQWGLDGAAVAAFLGLLWPRLQQREPVALAVLCGVVTALAVPLLPPGLPILLAAVVGAVWGCWHRSAAQEAA is encoded by the coding sequence ATGGGCCTGTCCATTTCCGTGGCCACCGGGCTGTATGGCATTTCCTTTGGTGCGCTGGCCGTCGCCGCAGGCTTGCAGCTGTGGCAGGCCATGGCCTTGAGCGCACTGATGTTCACCGGTGGCTCGCAGTTCGCCTTCATTGGCGTCATTGCCGGTGGCGGCACGGGGGCTGCAGCGCTGGGGGCCGCCAGCCTGCTGGGTGTGCGCAATGCGGTCTACGGCATGCAGATGAACCGCATGCTGGGCCCGCGTGGCTGGCGCCGCTGGCTGAGCGCCCAGCTGACGATTGATGAATCGGCCGCCACGGCCGTAGGCCAGCTGGATGCGGCCGAGCAGCAGCGCGGCTTTTGGACTGCGGGCATTGGTGTGTTTGTGCTGTGGAATTTGTGCACATTGCTGGGTGCCTGGCTGGGCGATGCCCTGGGGGACCCGCGCCAATGGGGGCTGGATGGCGCGGCCGTGGCCGCCTTTCTGGGTCTGCTGTGGCCCCGGCTGCAGCAGCGCGAGCCTGTGGCGCTGGCCGTGCTGTGCGGCGTGGTGACGGCCTTGGCCGTGCCGCTGCTGCCGCCGGGCCTGCCCATCTTGCTGGCTGCGGTGGTGGGCGCCGTCTGGGGTTGCTGGCACCGCAGTGCCGCACAGGAGGCCGCATGA
- a CDS encoding AzlD domain-containing protein → MNLVDSGLWPWILAACAVAFVTKLAGYAVPARWLQSPRMGQVAACMTVALLTALTVMNTFASGMALVLDARLASLVVAAVALWLRAPFLLVVVLGAAAAALVRWLV, encoded by the coding sequence ATGAACCTGGTTGATAGCGGGCTGTGGCCCTGGATTTTGGCCGCCTGCGCCGTGGCCTTTGTCACCAAGCTGGCCGGTTACGCCGTGCCTGCGCGCTGGCTGCAAAGCCCGCGCATGGGCCAGGTGGCGGCTTGTATGACCGTGGCATTGCTGACGGCCCTGACGGTGATGAACACCTTTGCCAGCGGCATGGCCCTGGTGCTGGATGCGCGCTTGGCATCCCTGGTGGTGGCCGCTGTGGCCTTGTGGCTGCGAGCCCCGTTTTTGCTGGTGGTGGTGCTCGGTGCCGCGGCCGCGGCACTGGTGCGCTGGCTGGTGTGA
- a CDS encoding ZIP family metal transporter, protein MTLVAIILATLAAGIGSVWVADLLLRMGLGRGSAQQGMLSLAAGALLATAFMHLLPEAFESEAGAHDLFMTLLIGVVFFFLLTKAELWHHGHEHHHAPVEVAHAEAHDGHHDHAHGHTHGHAHSHRSGGGWSLLTGDSVHCFGDGILIASAFLADIRLGVIAAVSVLAHEVPHHMGDLVVMRQTSHRSAAVLKVSLAGAVTALGGLAGYFLVGQLQDWLPFFLTIASSSFVYVALSDLIPQLQKQFSARETLAQVGWLTVGIVLVTVVSGLAHGSR, encoded by the coding sequence ATGACTTTAGTAGCGATCATCTTGGCCACATTGGCCGCCGGTATTGGCAGCGTCTGGGTGGCGGATCTGTTGTTGCGCATGGGCCTGGGGCGCGGCAGTGCCCAGCAGGGCATGCTCAGTCTGGCGGCGGGGGCGCTGCTGGCGACAGCTTTCATGCATTTGCTGCCGGAGGCCTTCGAGAGCGAAGCCGGAGCCCATGACTTGTTCATGACGCTGTTGATTGGCGTGGTGTTTTTCTTTTTGCTGACCAAGGCCGAGCTGTGGCACCACGGCCATGAGCACCACCATGCGCCCGTGGAGGTCGCACATGCCGAGGCCCACGATGGCCACCACGATCATGCACATGGGCATACGCACGGGCACGCCCATTCCCACCGCAGCGGTGGCGGGTGGTCGCTGTTGACGGGCGACAGCGTGCATTGCTTTGGTGACGGTATCTTGATTGCATCGGCTTTTCTGGCCGACATCCGCCTGGGTGTGATCGCCGCCGTTTCGGTGCTGGCCCATGAGGTACCGCACCATATGGGCGATCTGGTGGTGATGCGCCAGACCAGCCACCGCAGCGCGGCCGTGCTCAAGGTGTCGCTGGCTGGCGCCGTCACGGCCCTGGGTGGCCTGGCGGGCTATTTCCTGGTGGGACAGCTGCAGGACTGGCTGCCGTTCTTTCTGACCATTGCCTCCAGCAGCTTTGTCTATGTGGCCCTGTCCGACCTGATCCCCCAGCTGCAAAAACAGTTCTCGGCCCGCGAGACCCTGGCCCAGGTGGGCTGGTTGACGGTAGGCATTGTGCTGGTGACGGTGGTCAGCGGGCTTGCCCATGGAAGCCGCTGA
- a CDS encoding LytR/AlgR family response regulator transcription factor, which produces MHVLIVDNELLARNRLRVLLSDCEDPSAPFLVSEAATAAQALDVLQRTKDHHPVDLIFLDVQMPGQDGLRFAQTLRSLPRPPAVVFVTAHAMYSANAFEVEAVDYLTKPVRLDRLQQAVAKVRRLYAMEMKSPSSMPMGSAAALLIRDRGRTERVPLHQVIYLKAEQKYVTVRTATRSYILDNSLTELEGRYPQQFVRIHRNALVTREQMRSLEKHYTEDDGEGWALRMHAVPELLMVSRRQLSAVRAVMNQPLVHIQAEPA; this is translated from the coding sequence ATGCACGTCCTGATCGTTGACAACGAACTCTTGGCCCGTAATCGCTTGCGCGTACTGCTCAGCGACTGCGAAGACCCCAGCGCACCCTTTCTGGTGTCCGAGGCCGCCACTGCAGCACAAGCTCTGGATGTATTACAGCGCACCAAGGACCACCACCCGGTGGACCTGATTTTTCTGGATGTGCAAATGCCGGGCCAGGATGGTTTGCGCTTTGCCCAGACCCTGCGCTCCCTGCCGCGTCCGCCCGCGGTGGTGTTTGTGACCGCCCACGCCATGTACTCGGCCAATGCGTTTGAAGTGGAAGCCGTGGACTACCTGACCAAGCCGGTGCGGCTGGATCGCCTGCAACAGGCCGTGGCCAAGGTGCGTCGGCTCTATGCCATGGAAATGAAATCGCCCAGCTCCATGCCCATGGGCAGTGCCGCTGCGCTGCTGATCCGCGACCGTGGCCGCACCGAGCGCGTGCCGCTGCACCAGGTGATCTATCTCAAGGCAGAACAAAAGTACGTCACCGTGCGCACCGCCACCCGCAGCTATATCTTGGACAACTCGCTGACCGAGCTGGAGGGCCGCTACCCCCAGCAGTTTGTGCGCATCCACCGCAACGCCCTGGTTACCCGCGAACAGATGCGCAGTCTGGAAAAGCACTACACCGAAGACGACGGCGAAGGCTGGGCTCTGCGCATGCATGCCGTGCCCGAGCTGTTGATGGTCTCGCGCCGCCAACTGTCTGCCGTGCGTGCGGTGATGAACCAGCCGCTGGTGCATATCCAGGCCGAGCCCGCATAA
- the argH gene encoding argininosuccinate lyase, producing MSSNTTAQPSHNQLDTKAQAWSALFSEPMSDLVKRFTSSVFFDQRMWKADITGSLAHAEMLAAQGVIGQDDYAAIQKGMAQIQSEIEAGQFEWKLDLEDVHLNIEARLTALVGDAGKRLHTGRSRNDQVATDVRLWLRDEIDLIAGLLKELQLSLVDVAGKNVEVILPGFTHLQVAQPVSFGHHMLAYVEMFKRDAERMQDVRRRVNVLPLGSAALAGTTYPLDRERVAKTLGMDGVCQNSLDGVSDRDFAIEFTAAASLCMVHVSRLSEELIIWMSQNFGFIKIADRFTTGSSIMPQKKNPDVPELARGKTGRVVGHLMGLITLMKGQPLAYNKDNQEDKEPLFDTVDTLKDTLRIFAEMIGGQLNPATGTKEGGITVNAEAMRAAALKGYATATDLADYLVKKGLPFRDAHETVAHAVKLATMKGVDLTELPLVELQAFNPHIEADVFEALSLEGSLNARNTLGGTAPAQVRAQLAKHLARLA from the coding sequence ATGTCCTCCAACACCACCGCGCAGCCCTCTCACAACCAGCTCGATACCAAGGCGCAAGCGTGGTCTGCCCTGTTCTCCGAGCCCATGAGCGATCTGGTCAAGCGCTTCACCTCCAGCGTGTTTTTTGACCAGCGCATGTGGAAGGCGGACATCACCGGCAGCCTGGCCCATGCCGAGATGCTGGCCGCTCAGGGCGTGATTGGCCAGGACGACTACGCAGCCATTCAAAAAGGCATGGCCCAGATCCAGTCGGAAATCGAAGCCGGCCAGTTCGAATGGAAGCTGGACCTGGAAGACGTGCACCTGAATATTGAGGCACGCTTGACCGCCCTGGTGGGCGATGCCGGCAAGCGCCTGCACACCGGCCGCAGCCGCAACGACCAGGTGGCCACCGATGTGCGCCTGTGGCTGCGCGATGAGATCGATTTGATCGCCGGCCTGCTCAAGGAGTTGCAGCTGTCCCTGGTGGATGTGGCGGGCAAGAACGTCGAAGTGATACTGCCCGGCTTCACCCACTTGCAGGTGGCCCAGCCGGTGAGCTTTGGCCACCACATGCTGGCCTATGTGGAAATGTTCAAGCGCGATGCCGAGCGCATGCAGGACGTGCGCCGCCGCGTCAACGTGCTGCCCCTGGGCTCGGCGGCCCTGGCCGGCACCACCTACCCGCTGGACCGCGAGCGCGTGGCCAAGACCCTGGGCATGGATGGCGTGTGCCAGAACAGCCTGGATGGCGTGAGCGACCGTGACTTTGCCATCGAGTTCACCGCCGCTGCCAGCCTGTGCATGGTGCATGTCTCGCGCCTGTCCGAGGAGCTCATCATCTGGATGAGCCAGAACTTCGGCTTCATCAAAATTGCCGACCGCTTCACCACCGGCTCGTCCATCATGCCGCAGAAGAAGAACCCCGACGTGCCAGAGCTGGCCCGTGGCAAGACCGGCCGCGTCGTCGGCCATCTGATGGGCCTGATCACCTTGATGAAGGGCCAGCCCCTGGCCTATAACAAAGACAACCAGGAAGACAAGGAGCCGCTGTTCGACACCGTGGACACCTTGAAGGACACGCTGCGCATCTTTGCCGAAATGATCGGTGGCCAGCTCAATCCCGCCACCGGCACCAAGGAAGGCGGCATCACCGTGAATGCCGAAGCCATGCGCGCTGCCGCACTCAAGGGCTATGCCACGGCCACCGACCTGGCCGACTACCTGGTCAAGAAGGGCCTGCCCTTCCGCGATGCCCACGAAACCGTGGCCCATGCCGTGAAGCTGGCCACCATGAAGGGGGTGGACCTGACCGAGCTGCCCCTGGTCGAGCTGCAGGCCTTCAACCCCCATATCGAAGCCGATGTGTTCGAGGCGCTGAGCCTGGAAGGCTCGCTCAATGCCCGCAACACCCTGGGCGGCACGGCACCGGCCCAGGTGCGCGCCCAGCTGGCCAAGCACCTGGCACGCCTGGCCTGA
- a CDS encoding Bug family tripartite tricarboxylate transporter substrate binding protein yields the protein MSHTRRHFLSRTAQAGMALAAASSVGRAWAKSGKPLRILVGFPPGGGSDVIARLLQEPLSSMLDVPVMVENRPGAGGQIAAQQLKAAQPDGSTVFLTHDHTISILPQVVRNPGFDPAKDFVPAGGFASFVNCLAVPGSHPAKTFSEYVQWVRTAAQGRSAIGIPAPASTPEFLVQQLAQHFQLDLVAAPYKGSAPMIGDLMGRQIEAGIGSVQDFIEYQKTGKLRVLAVLGGQRQKAFPEAPTFGELGLAGLEDMPYYGFYAPHGTHAAWIQRFSLALAEAVARPAIRSQLEQLGLTVGAMTPEQLQQRERAYTAAWQTIIRKSGFQPQ from the coding sequence ATGTCCCATACCCGACGCCATTTCCTCTCCCGCACTGCACAGGCCGGCATGGCGCTGGCGGCGGCCTCCTCGGTAGGCCGGGCATGGGCCAAAAGCGGCAAGCCGTTGCGCATTCTGGTGGGCTTTCCTCCGGGCGGCGGCAGCGATGTGATTGCGCGGCTTCTGCAAGAACCCTTGTCCTCCATGCTGGATGTGCCGGTGATGGTGGAAAACCGTCCCGGTGCCGGTGGCCAGATAGCGGCCCAGCAGCTCAAGGCGGCCCAGCCCGACGGCAGCACGGTGTTTTTGACGCATGACCACACCATCTCCATCTTGCCGCAGGTGGTGCGCAACCCCGGTTTCGATCCGGCCAAGGACTTTGTGCCGGCCGGTGGTTTTGCCTCGTTTGTGAACTGCCTGGCCGTGCCCGGCAGCCACCCCGCCAAGACTTTTTCCGAGTATGTGCAGTGGGTGCGCACGGCGGCCCAGGGACGCAGCGCCATCGGCATTCCGGCGCCGGCATCCACCCCCGAGTTTCTGGTGCAGCAGCTGGCCCAGCATTTCCAGTTGGACCTGGTGGCTGCACCCTACAAGGGCAGCGCGCCCATGATCGGCGACCTGATGGGGCGGCAGATCGAAGCCGGCATTGGCTCGGTGCAGGACTTCATCGAATACCAGAAAACCGGCAAGCTGCGCGTGCTGGCCGTGTTGGGTGGCCAGCGGCAAAAAGCCTTTCCCGAGGCGCCCACCTTTGGTGAGCTGGGCCTGGCCGGCCTGGAAGACATGCCTTACTACGGCTTCTACGCCCCGCACGGCACCCATGCTGCCTGGATCCAGCGCTTTTCCCTGGCCTTGGCCGAAGCCGTGGCGCGCCCGGCCATACGCAGCCAGTTGGAGCAGCTGGGATTGACCGTGGGCGCCATGACGCCCGAACAGTTGCAGCAGCGAGAGCGCGCCTATACCGCTGCCTGGCAGACCATTATTCGAAAAAGCGGATTTCAGCCGCAGTGA
- a CDS encoding MOSC domain-containing protein, translating into MTTSAAIPASVHPAWDGFANAADVQGHIAQLWVFPVKSCAGVAVDTVRLDATGLAHDREWMVVDPQGVFLTQRSHPRMALIRPQLLEVGASTDMVLALTAPDCERLVVQPPAEALPCLVEVWDDQVSAWDQGDAAAQWLTAFLGTPCRLVRFDRRSTRPCSRKWTGEDAASTYFSDGYPLLLATEAAGSELAARVQAAGGPHVELLRFRANVVLAGLEAHEEDHLAQLHIGTAAGVATLRPVKPCTRCPIPDIDPATAQRSTHVSQTLAGYRADARVGGAITFGMNAIVTQGAGLILTVGQPVAGELAFD; encoded by the coding sequence ATGACCACTTCCGCCGCCATTCCCGCCTCCGTCCACCCCGCTTGGGACGGCTTTGCCAACGCTGCCGATGTGCAGGGGCATATCGCCCAGCTCTGGGTGTTTCCTGTGAAATCCTGCGCCGGTGTGGCCGTGGATACGGTGCGCCTGGACGCTACCGGCCTGGCCCATGACCGTGAATGGATGGTGGTGGACCCGCAAGGTGTTTTCTTGACCCAGCGCAGCCACCCGCGCATGGCCTTGATCCGCCCGCAGCTGCTGGAAGTCGGTGCATCCACCGACATGGTGCTGGCGTTGACGGCGCCGGACTGCGAGCGTCTGGTGGTGCAGCCCCCGGCTGAAGCCTTGCCCTGCTTGGTGGAGGTGTGGGATGACCAGGTGAGCGCCTGGGATCAGGGGGATGCGGCGGCACAGTGGTTGACGGCCTTTCTGGGTACGCCTTGCCGCCTGGTGCGCTTTGACCGCCGCAGCACGCGGCCCTGCAGCCGCAAGTGGACGGGAGAGGACGCGGCCAGCACCTATTTTTCCGACGGCTACCCGCTGCTGCTGGCCACCGAGGCCGCAGGCAGCGAGCTGGCTGCGCGTGTCCAGGCGGCTGGCGGCCCGCATGTGGAGCTGCTGCGCTTTCGCGCCAATGTGGTGCTGGCGGGGTTGGAAGCGCATGAGGAAGACCATCTGGCCCAGCTGCACATCGGCACGGCGGCGGGCGTGGCCACGCTGCGTCCGGTCAAGCCTTGCACGCGCTGCCCGATTCCCGACATCGACCCGGCCACGGCGCAGCGCAGCACCCATGTCAGCCAGACCCTGGCCGGCTACCGCGCCGACGCGCGTGTGGGTGGCGCCATCACCTTTGGCATGAATGCTATCGTTACCCAGGGGGCAGGGCTGATCTTGACCGTGGGTCAGCCCGTGGCAGGTGAGCTAGCGTTTGATTGA
- a CDS encoding FAD-dependent monooxygenase, producing MAQTFDVCIRGAGIVGRTLALLLARERLRVALVASPQAADVPRDVRAYALNTGSKQLLESLRVWPDPDHATALRHMEVFGDEGGCVHFDAGAQAVEALGWIVDVPALENRLSEAVRYQPLVEVVASPVDAPLTAICEGRASSTRSEFGVEFDTTPYPQHALATRLTCEHPHGQVARQWFSADGILAFLPLDGPEGRSVAVVWSTVPEQAQQWKEAEPEAFASKLQELSHYALGTLALQGPRLSWPLQQAVAQRWCGQRPDGSGHWVLAGDAAHNVHPLAGQGLNLGLADVQALARILQARDSWRSTGDVKLLRQYERERKAGLAPMGLAMDGLQQLFSRPEAPLQALRNWGMLAFERSGPLKDWMARQAMGL from the coding sequence ATGGCGCAAACCTTTGACGTATGTATCCGTGGGGCCGGCATTGTGGGCCGCACCCTGGCCCTGCTTTTGGCCCGCGAGCGACTGCGCGTGGCCCTGGTCGCAAGCCCGCAAGCCGCTGATGTGCCGCGCGATGTGCGCGCCTACGCGCTCAACACCGGCTCCAAGCAACTGCTGGAGTCGCTGCGCGTCTGGCCCGATCCCGACCACGCCACGGCCCTGCGCCACATGGAAGTGTTTGGCGACGAAGGCGGCTGCGTGCACTTTGATGCCGGCGCCCAGGCCGTGGAAGCCCTGGGCTGGATTGTGGATGTGCCCGCACTGGAAAACCGCTTGAGTGAAGCCGTGCGCTACCAGCCCCTGGTGGAAGTGGTGGCCAGCCCGGTGGACGCCCCGCTCACAGCCATCTGCGAAGGCCGGGCCAGCAGCACGCGCAGCGAGTTCGGCGTGGAATTCGACACCACCCCCTATCCCCAGCATGCCCTGGCCACCCGCCTGACTTGCGAGCACCCGCACGGCCAGGTGGCACGGCAGTGGTTCAGCGCCGACGGCATTCTGGCCTTTTTGCCCCTGGATGGCCCCGAGGGCCGCAGCGTGGCCGTGGTCTGGTCCACCGTCCCCGAACAGGCCCAGCAATGGAAAGAGGCCGAACCCGAGGCCTTTGCCAGCAAGCTGCAGGAACTCAGCCACTACGCCCTGGGCACGCTTGCGCTGCAAGGCCCGCGCCTGAGCTGGCCGCTGCAGCAGGCCGTGGCCCAGCGCTGGTGTGGCCAGCGACCCGATGGCAGCGGCCACTGGGTGCTGGCCGGCGATGCCGCCCACAATGTCCACCCCCTGGCCGGTCAGGGCCTGAACCTGGGCCTGGCCGATGTGCAGGCCCTGGCACGCATTCTGCAAGCCCGTGACAGCTGGCGCAGCACCGGCGATGTGAAGCTGCTGCGCCAGTACGAACGCGAGCGCAAGGCCGGCCTGGCTCCCATGGGCCTAGCCATGGATGGGCTGCAACAGCTGTTCAGCCGCCCCGAGGCGCCGCTGCAGGCCTTGCGCAACTGGGGCATGCTGGCCTTTGAACGCAGCGGACCGCTGAAGGATTGGATGGCCCGCCAGGCCATGGGCCTGTAG
- a CDS encoding DsbC family protein codes for MKLISSALLAAAALTFGFAAHAQDANLKKTLIERIPQLEKIDEIRSTPMPGLYEVRVGTDLFYSDAKGNYLIQGELIDTKARRNLTEDRITKLTEVQFKDLPLQDAITIVHGKGERKIAVFEDPNCGYCKRFEKDMQKVDNVTVYLFLYPILSPDSAEKSRNIWCAKDKAAAWHDMMLRDKAPASVSCDVTALQRNLALGKKHKITGTPTLIFEDNSRVPGAISSAEVEKHLNAAKR; via the coding sequence ATGAAACTGATTTCCTCCGCCCTGCTGGCCGCCGCCGCACTCACTTTCGGCTTCGCTGCGCATGCCCAGGATGCCAATCTGAAGAAGACCCTGATCGAGCGCATTCCGCAGCTGGAAAAGATCGACGAAATCCGCAGCACCCCCATGCCCGGGCTGTACGAGGTGCGCGTGGGCACCGACCTGTTCTATTCCGACGCCAAGGGCAACTACCTGATCCAGGGCGAGCTGATCGACACCAAGGCCCGCCGCAATCTGACCGAGGACCGCATCACCAAGCTGACCGAGGTGCAGTTCAAGGATCTGCCGCTGCAGGACGCCATCACCATCGTCCACGGCAAGGGCGAGCGCAAGATAGCCGTGTTTGAAGACCCGAACTGCGGCTATTGCAAGCGCTTTGAAAAAGACATGCAAAAGGTGGACAACGTCACCGTCTACCTGTTTCTCTACCCCATCCTGAGCCCGGATTCTGCCGAGAAGTCGCGCAACATCTGGTGCGCCAAGGACAAGGCAGCTGCCTGGCATGACATGATGCTGCGCGACAAGGCCCCGGCCTCGGTCAGCTGCGATGTGACCGCCCTGCAGCGCAACCTGGCCCTGGGTAAAAAGCACAAGATCACCGGCACCCCCACCTTGATCTTTGAAGACAACAGCCGCGTGCCCGGCGCCATTTCCTCCGCCGAGGTGGAAAAACACCTGAACGCAGCCAAGCGCTGA
- a CDS encoding M61 family metallopeptidase: protein MPTPQSKHNPSPTRSAAESAALPIKAAASGTALAGAPHAPLHYRVEPLDLHAHLFAVRLRIAAPQAGQQLSLPVWIPGSYLVREFAKNLQGLTAKQGRKTIAVQQLDKQRWQLDCQADQPVELQWQVCAYDHSVRTAWLDPQRGFFNGTSLLLRVHGQERAPHALEIARSAATQDWQLATGLTAHAVDAQGFGHYLAADYDELVDCPVEMGHFWSGHFTACGVPHRFVVAGAPASFDGERLLRDTKTICEEEIRFWHGKGKKPPHRSYVFMLNATDDNYGGLEHRNSTALICGRRDLPQRSGWGSDKGNDKQSDGYTQLLGLISHEYFHTWSVKRLRPAEFARYDYDAENYTQLLWFFEGFTSYYDDLLLRRAGLIDNAQYLALLTKTINQVQQTPGRKVQSVAQSSWDAWVKYYRQDENTANATVSYYTKGALVALCLDLALRREGRTTLDHVMRGLWAHCHGGPMSEAHVLSVLESLSGRSWQTELTQWVHGKDELPLAELLAAHGVSLLPDRPALAQQLGLRVQDGHSVQIKLVLRGGAAERAGFMAGDEWLGLERDNQAGGEGWRLGKLQDLTLYARPGETVTALVARDRRLLRLPLQLPSTEKPAAKRSSKALVAPKSEAPANVKLTVQDVAVAASWLAAQ from the coding sequence ATGCCCACACCACAATCCAAGCACAACCCCAGCCCCACCCGCTCTGCTGCCGAATCCGCAGCACTGCCAATCAAGGCCGCGGCCTCCGGCACCGCCTTGGCCGGTGCGCCCCACGCCCCGCTGCACTATCGGGTGGAGCCGCTGGACCTGCATGCCCATTTGTTCGCCGTGCGCCTGCGCATTGCCGCGCCCCAGGCGGGCCAGCAGCTGTCGCTGCCGGTGTGGATTCCGGGCAGCTATCTGGTGCGCGAATTCGCCAAAAACCTGCAGGGGCTGACGGCCAAGCAAGGCCGCAAGACCATCGCCGTGCAGCAACTGGACAAGCAGCGCTGGCAACTCGACTGCCAGGCCGACCAGCCGGTGGAGCTGCAGTGGCAGGTCTGCGCCTACGACCACTCGGTGCGCACGGCCTGGCTGGACCCGCAACGTGGTTTTTTCAACGGCACCAGCCTGCTGCTGCGCGTGCATGGCCAGGAGCGTGCCCCGCATGCACTGGAAATCGCCCGCAGCGCCGCCACCCAGGACTGGCAACTGGCCACGGGCCTGACAGCCCATGCCGTGGATGCCCAGGGCTTTGGCCATTACCTGGCTGCCGACTATGACGAGCTGGTGGACTGCCCGGTGGAAATGGGGCACTTTTGGAGCGGCCATTTCACCGCCTGCGGCGTGCCCCATCGCTTTGTGGTGGCCGGCGCGCCCGCCAGCTTTGACGGCGAACGCCTGCTGCGCGACACCAAGACCATTTGCGAAGAGGAAATCCGCTTCTGGCATGGCAAGGGCAAAAAGCCTCCCCACCGCAGCTATGTCTTCATGCTCAACGCCACCGACGACAACTACGGTGGCCTGGAGCACCGCAACTCCACGGCCCTGATCTGCGGCCGCCGCGACCTACCCCAGCGCAGCGGCTGGGGTAGCGACAAGGGCAATGACAAACAATCCGATGGCTATACCCAGCTGCTGGGCCTGATCAGCCACGAGTACTTTCACACCTGGAGCGTCAAGCGCCTGCGCCCGGCCGAGTTCGCGCGCTACGACTACGACGCCGAAAACTACACCCAGCTGCTGTGGTTTTTTGAAGGTTTCACCAGCTACTACGACGACCTGCTGCTCCGCCGCGCCGGCCTGATCGACAACGCCCAGTACCTGGCCCTGCTGACCAAGACCATCAACCAGGTGCAGCAAACCCCGGGCCGCAAGGTGCAAAGCGTGGCCCAGTCGAGCTGGGATGCCTGGGTCAAGTACTACCGCCAGGACGAGAACACCGCCAACGCCACCGTCAGCTACTACACCAAGGGCGCCTTGGTGGCCCTGTGCCTGGACCTGGCGCTGCGCCGCGAAGGCCGTACCACGCTGGACCATGTGATGCGCGGCCTGTGGGCGCATTGCCATGGCGGCCCCATGAGCGAAGCCCATGTGCTGAGCGTGCTGGAAAGCCTGTCCGGCCGCAGCTGGCAGACCGAGCTTACGCAATGGGTGCACGGCAAGGACGAGCTGCCACTGGCCGAGCTGCTGGCCGCCCATGGCGTGAGCTTGCTGCCCGACCGTCCCGCCCTGGCCCAGCAACTGGGCCTGCGTGTGCAGGACGGCCACAGCGTGCAAATCAAGCTGGTGCTGCGCGGCGGCGCGGCCGAGCGCGCCGGCTTCATGGCCGGGGACGAGTGGCTGGGCCTGGAGCGTGACAACCAGGCGGGCGGCGAAGGCTGGCGCCTGGGCAAGTTGCAGGACCTGACGCTGTATGCCCGCCCGGGCGAAACTGTCACCGCCCTGGTGGCCCGTGACCGCCGCCTGCTGCGCCTGCCGCTGCAGCTTCCTTCCACAGAAAAACCCGCTGCCAAGCGCTCCAGCAAAGCACTAGTAGCACCCAAAAGCGAAGCGCCCGCCAACGTCAAACTGACGGTGCAGGATGTGGCCGTGGCCGCCAGCTGGCTGGCTGCGCAGTAA
- a CDS encoding enoyl-CoA hydratase: MAYENIEVRVEADKVGVITLNRPKQLNALNDQLMDELGAALKALEADEKIGCMVITGSEKAFAAGADISVMAKFSFADAYRGDFITRNWETIRSIRKPVIAAVSGFALGGGCELAMMCDFIIAADNARFGQPEIKLGVIPGAGGTQRLPRAIGKAKAMDMCLTARMMDATEAERSGLVSRVVPLDKLMDETLAAAITISGFSQITVMAAKEAVNRAYEGQLSDGLMFERRLFHSLFATQDQKEGMDAFLNKRPAQFTNQ, encoded by the coding sequence TTGGCCTACGAAAACATTGAAGTCCGCGTTGAAGCCGACAAAGTCGGCGTCATCACCCTGAACCGCCCCAAGCAGCTCAACGCCCTGAATGACCAGCTGATGGACGAGCTGGGCGCAGCGCTCAAGGCCCTCGAAGCGGACGAGAAGATCGGCTGCATGGTCATCACCGGCAGCGAAAAAGCCTTTGCCGCCGGCGCCGACATCAGCGTCATGGCCAAGTTCAGCTTTGCCGACGCCTACCGCGGTGACTTCATCACCCGCAACTGGGAAACCATTCGCTCCATCCGCAAGCCCGTGATTGCCGCCGTCAGCGGCTTTGCCCTGGGCGGTGGCTGCGAGCTGGCCATGATGTGCGACTTCATCATCGCCGCCGACAACGCCCGGTTCGGCCAGCCCGAGATCAAGCTGGGCGTGATCCCCGGCGCCGGTGGCACGCAGCGCCTGCCCCGCGCCATCGGCAAGGCCAAGGCCATGGACATGTGCCTGACGGCCCGCATGATGGACGCCACCGAGGCCGAGCGCAGCGGCCTGGTCAGCCGCGTGGTGCCCCTGGACAAGCTGATGGACGAAACCCTGGCCGCCGCCATCACCATCAGCGGCTTCTCGCAAATCACCGTGATGGCCGCCAAGGAGGCCGTGAACCGCGCCTACGAAGGCCAGCTGTCCGACGGCCTGATGTTCGAGCGTCGCCTGTTCCATTCCCTGTTCGCCACCCAGGACCAAAAGGAAGGCATGGACGCCTTTCTGAACAAGCGCCCCGCACAATTTACCAACCAGTGA